From the Billgrantia sulfidoxydans genome, one window contains:
- a CDS encoding cation-translocating P-type ATPase: protein MPDRDEQEARTPWHAMSGDEALERLEAEASGLDDGEARRRLEQYGPNRLQQEEAQPWWKRLLAQFNNVLMLILVVAAVASLLLGKPLDAAVILGVVVIIALIGFFQEGKAEKALESIRGMLSPQASVLRGGREAQIDAEELVPGDIVKVESGNRVPADLRILDAKRLNAEEAALTGESTPVDKADEAVDEDTELAERSDMLFAGTIVAKGTATGVVVETGEQTEIGRISEMLRGVEQLKTPLVEQLDRAGRVLALFIVGAALLTGAFGVLVHGQPWTEMFMASVGLAVAAIPEGLPAIVTISLALGVQAMARKNAIVRRLPAVETLGSIATIFSDKTGTLTRNEMTAQAIWLPEGEFRLTGIGFAPEGELRLAPRDTEDTDEASGESISLQDYPALAHFLEVGALCNDADLNEGEEGWCIDGDPTEGALVVAAAKAGIDTRELRDSHGREDAIPFDSERKYMATLNEHDGKRLLVKGAPDRLLEMCTKERGRDEDAELDRDAWEERIHELSSRGLRVLALAEKPADDLTGELSDSDAEEGLVLLGIVGLLDPPREAAIEAVKNCQRAGIRPVMVTGDHAVTARAIADQLGFARTDRALSGHEIEAMSDEELEREITEVDVYARAAPEHKLRLVKAMQARGGICAMTGDGVNDGPALKRADVGVAMGVQGTEAAKEAAEMVLTDDNFATIVGAVAEGRKVYDNIRKSITFILPTNGAESLAILLAIVAGFTLPITGLQVLWVNMITAVTLGIALVFEPAEENVMTRQPRDPHAPLLDMFMLWRVILVSLLLVLGVFGIFAWILHGQGGSEALARSGAVNMLVAGEIVYLINSRYLLDSSLSWRGLFGSRAALIAIALVVLFQLGWTYLPFMQVIFGTEGLSLLHWAVIAVASVAVFLIVEAEKWLLRRRQADTAAESPPSRKEKAAAG from the coding sequence ATGCCCGACCGCGACGAACAGGAAGCACGTACGCCCTGGCACGCCATGTCCGGCGACGAGGCGCTCGAGCGGCTCGAAGCCGAAGCGAGCGGGCTCGACGACGGCGAGGCCAGAAGGCGCCTGGAGCAGTACGGCCCCAACCGACTGCAGCAGGAAGAGGCCCAGCCGTGGTGGAAGCGACTGCTGGCGCAGTTCAACAACGTGCTGATGCTGATCCTGGTCGTCGCGGCGGTCGCCAGCCTGCTGCTGGGCAAGCCCCTGGATGCGGCGGTCATTCTCGGCGTGGTGGTGATCATTGCCCTGATCGGCTTCTTTCAGGAGGGCAAGGCCGAGAAGGCCCTGGAGAGCATACGCGGCATGCTCTCGCCCCAGGCCTCGGTGCTGCGTGGCGGGCGCGAGGCGCAGATCGACGCCGAGGAGCTCGTCCCCGGCGATATCGTCAAGGTCGAGAGCGGCAACCGCGTGCCCGCCGACCTGCGCATCCTCGACGCCAAGCGACTGAATGCCGAGGAAGCGGCATTGACCGGCGAATCCACGCCGGTCGACAAGGCCGACGAGGCGGTGGACGAGGATACCGAACTGGCCGAGCGCAGCGACATGCTGTTCGCCGGCACCATCGTGGCCAAGGGCACCGCCACCGGGGTGGTGGTCGAGACGGGCGAGCAGACCGAGATCGGCCGCATTTCCGAAATGCTGAGGGGCGTGGAGCAGCTCAAGACGCCGCTGGTCGAGCAGCTCGACCGCGCCGGGCGCGTCCTGGCGCTGTTCATCGTCGGCGCCGCGCTGCTCACCGGGGCCTTCGGCGTGCTGGTGCACGGCCAGCCATGGACCGAGATGTTCATGGCCAGCGTGGGGCTGGCCGTGGCCGCCATTCCCGAGGGGCTGCCGGCCATCGTGACGATCTCGCTGGCTCTCGGCGTGCAGGCCATGGCGCGCAAGAATGCCATCGTGCGCCGCCTGCCGGCGGTGGAGACCTTGGGCTCCATCGCCACCATCTTCTCCGACAAGACCGGCACCCTGACCCGCAACGAGATGACCGCCCAGGCCATCTGGCTGCCCGAGGGCGAGTTCCGCCTCACCGGCATCGGCTTCGCTCCCGAGGGCGAACTGCGCCTGGCGCCGCGCGACACCGAGGACACGGACGAAGCGTCCGGCGAGTCGATCTCGCTACAGGATTACCCTGCCCTCGCCCATTTTCTCGAAGTGGGGGCGCTGTGCAACGACGCCGACCTCAACGAAGGGGAAGAGGGTTGGTGCATCGATGGCGATCCCACCGAGGGCGCCCTGGTCGTCGCGGCCGCCAAGGCGGGCATCGACACGCGTGAGCTGCGCGACTCGCATGGCCGCGAGGATGCCATCCCCTTCGACTCCGAGCGCAAGTACATGGCCACCCTCAACGAGCACGACGGCAAGCGCCTGCTGGTCAAGGGCGCGCCCGACCGCCTGCTCGAGATGTGCACGAAGGAGCGTGGCCGTGACGAAGACGCGGAGCTCGACCGCGACGCCTGGGAAGAGCGTATACATGAGCTCTCGTCACGCGGCCTGCGCGTGCTCGCCCTGGCCGAGAAGCCGGCCGACGACCTGACGGGAGAACTCAGCGACAGCGACGCCGAGGAGGGGCTGGTGCTGCTCGGCATCGTCGGCCTGCTCGACCCGCCCCGGGAGGCCGCCATCGAGGCGGTCAAGAACTGCCAGCGCGCCGGCATCCGCCCGGTGATGGTCACCGGCGATCATGCGGTCACCGCGCGGGCGATCGCCGACCAGCTCGGTTTCGCCCGCACCGATCGTGCCCTGAGCGGCCACGAGATCGAAGCGATGAGCGACGAGGAACTGGAACGGGAGATCACCGAGGTCGACGTCTACGCCCGCGCCGCCCCGGAGCACAAGCTGCGCCTGGTCAAAGCGATGCAGGCCCGCGGCGGCATCTGCGCGATGACCGGCGACGGCGTCAACGACGGCCCTGCGCTCAAGCGCGCCGACGTCGGCGTGGCCATGGGCGTCCAGGGCACCGAGGCCGCCAAGGAGGCCGCCGAGATGGTGCTCACCGACGACAACTTCGCCACCATCGTCGGCGCCGTGGCCGAAGGGCGCAAGGTCTACGACAACATCCGCAAGTCGATCACCTTCATCCTGCCGACCAACGGCGCCGAGAGCCTGGCCATCCTGCTGGCCATCGTGGCGGGCTTCACGCTGCCGATCACCGGGCTGCAGGTGCTGTGGGTGAACATGATCACCGCCGTGACGCTGGGCATCGCGCTGGTCTTCGAGCCCGCCGAGGAGAACGTCATGACGCGCCAGCCGCGCGACCCTCACGCCCCGCTGCTCGACATGTTCATGCTGTGGCGCGTGATTCTCGTCTCGCTGCTGCTGGTGCTGGGTGTGTTCGGCATCTTCGCCTGGATCCTGCACGGCCAGGGCGGCAGCGAGGCGCTGGCGCGCAGCGGCGCGGTCAACATGCTGGTGGCGGGCGAGATCGTCTACCTGATCAACAGCCGCTACCTGCTCGACAGCAGCCTGTCGTGGCGCGGCCTGTTCGGCAGCCGCGCCGCGCTGATCGCCATTGCACTGGTGGTGCTGTTCCAGCTCGGCTGGACCTACCTGCCCTTCATGCAGGTGATCTTCGGCACCGAGGGCCTCTCCCTGCTGCACTGGGCGGTGATCGCCGTCGCCAGCGTGGCGGTATTCCTGATCGTGGAAGCGGAGAAATGGCTGCTGCGCCGGCGCCAGGCCGACACGGCAGCGGAGTCGCCCCCTTCACGCAAGGAGAAAGCCGCCGCCGGATAA